Genomic window (Drosophila sulfurigaster albostrigata strain 15112-1811.04 chromosome 2R, ASM2355843v2, whole genome shotgun sequence):
CGCGCAGCTCCTCGATCAGCTGTGGCGTGCGCACTGTCAACTCATGCACACGCAGCGGTGAACTGAAGTTATGCCTCACGTTATAGTCCGATAGCCAGGCGCTGTGTTCCCGCGCCTGCTGCAAATAGACGTTCACCTCGCTCAGTTTGTCGTAGAGACGCATGGCATACTTGTAGACTAGATGCCCCGGATAGCTGCAGACGGCAAACAGCTGACTGTGATGGGCATTCGGATGCAATTCCAGCCATGGGTGGCCAGAGCGTCGACTGTCCGGTTGGAAGACGCAGCGCAGTACACGCAACAGTTCGTTGTCGCGTGGATTGGTGCTAAAGTAACCCTTGGATACGGTGGACAGCGATGTCATCAGACTAGGCATGCCCACAGGCAGTAGTTCGCAGAGCACAGCAAAGTGATCGTAACGCTGCCAACCCGTCAGCGCCAAGCCACGCAATCCCTTGGCAAAGCGTCCGCCCTCCTTCGCGATCACCGCCAGCCAGCGAATGTTGTTCTCcagatgctgctgcagcggcggcACCAGCAGGCTCTCCCCAAAGGCGCCCTTGAAGGCGGAGGCAGTCCAGGCACTGGGAAACACCTTGGCATAGGTGTCCCACAGTTGGGGCTGTATAAAGTGATAGATATCGTTGGCATACACCCAGACCATGGGTTCCACATAGCTGCCGATCTGCGAATTCTGCAGCTCACTCAGCGTCATCTCGCGCAGCTGATCATCCCAGATCACCACGTTCAATTGTGGCCAGCGACGACGCACAAAGTGCGCCAAACTAATCACATGGGTGAGAAAGATTTCGCTGCGCAGTCGCTGGCGACAAAGCGAACATTCGCCCATTCGCTGCACTTCATCGCATCCAATGTGCAGATGTGTGAACTTGATGGGTAGCTCGGGTGTCGCGGGCGTCGCATTGGCCGAGGGGCGCATGTGCAGCTCAATCACCTGGGTGAGCATTTGCTCCAGCAGCGCCATGCTTTGCGGTCGACTGGGGCAAATGGATTGCGGACTCTCGGGCAGCTCGCGCAGATGCTCGAATTCCTGCAGCTTCAGTGTGTACTCCAAGTGGCCGAAGGTCTGCACCAGCGGCATAATGCTGAGGCCGTGCTCAACCCAAGCAGTCTCCAGGAAATCCTTTGAAATGAAGGAAGAAAAAATAGATCACAATTAAAAACTCTTTAtgttataataaatgaattatagTATTAGAAAtaacacatttttgtttaaatgatGATATattatggaaaataaaaaaaccttATATTACACTGccgatatattatattttcaaatttaaacgaGCAAAAGCGAAGCTTATCGACAAGCAGCTGGTAATTGATCGGTTGCAGCTAGTACTGATTGATTACAATTGGCCAAAGTTATCGATAAGCGAACGCCTACGCAACGCTTAAAAGAACAACTGCAGCATACATGTTCAAACAACGCAAGCGCTTAAAACCAAACAGCTCACTGATCGAACATGTTAAAGTTATCGCTGGGCTTTAACTTCCAACATGTTTGATCAACAAATGCTCAAGAAATGTTTTTGAACGAACTTATTTAAAGGATTTAGAATTGATTTCgaattgttttcttatttagATTTTACCTCACaaactttattaatattatataagacTAAAATTGTGTAATACTTGTATACTGGAAGTGCATCTTATTGTtgctacatatacataaataattagttAGCAGGTATCCTTTCAGGCATTCGTGCATTCTCTGTGCTTTGACTTCAAACATGTTCGATAAAAAATGTTCGTACATGttacatattttaaagcaTTGATAAAACTACTTTAATTTAAGATAATTTCTTATTGATGTTCCtactttataaaatttattctatAATACGAAAATTGTGTAATACTTGTATACTGGATGTATGTCTTATTATTgctacatatacataatttaGTTAGGAGGTATTTTCTTACAGTCCTGCTTCTCTGTGCTTTGACTTCAAACATGTTCGATACAAAATGTTTGAACATGTTCAGTGAACGAACTTATTTTAAAGCATTGATAAAACTACTTTAATTTAAGATAATTTCTTATTGATGTTCCtactttataaaatttattctatAATTCATATTGttgctatatataaattagttaGGAGAAATTTTCTTAAAGTCCTGCATTCACTGTGCCTTGACTTCGAATATGTTcgacaaaaaatgtttgtataatACATGTTAAGTGAACAAACttattttgaacttttttcaaAGCTTTGATAAAACTACTTTCATTTAAGATAATgtcttatttatatttgtacttcataaaatatattatataatactaaaattgcataattgtGGAAGTATTTGTCATTGTGGCTTAGTATAAAGTACTTAacaagtatctcacagtcgtgCATCGTTTTACATTACCTTCAGTTCGCTCTCCTTGTATGCATTGTGTGCCGCAAGTGGCTGCAGAGCACCGCTGTATGGAAACATGTCCTCGTACTCAATTAGCAGCCCCGTGGCGCCGAGAGCACGCAGCACCGGCAGCAGTTGCTTCAGAAAACTGAGCTTGGGTGGCGCACCCTTCAGATCCAGATGCACCAATCGCTCACTCGGAGCCCGAGGCCCATCCGGACCAATCCCGGACACAGTGGGCACGCCCATGCGTTGCAGCTCGTGTTCGTATTGCGTCTGTCGCTCCGCAGAGCTGAGCATGCGATCATCCTCGGCATTGGCGTTCAACTCCTCCATGCCAGCGTtgcgttgtcgctgctgctgctcgaggATTTTCAAACGTTCCTGCTCGAAGAGAAAACTCTCGGCCAGCGGCAACGGCGCCTTCTTCGCCTGCGTGGGACGCACAAAGCGAACGTTGCCCAACAAACGTTGCTGCGCTGGTGAAGGCGGCGATCGATCGGCGTTATCCTTTTGCCGCTCGGCTCGCAAAACACGATTCGCTTGGGCAATCAATTTCTGTATGATGTGAACGTGCTGATAACTCGACTCACTCGATGGcgccaactgctgctgttgttgttgctgtggctgtgactgAGTGagcgttgtttttgttgtatcgATGAGTATGGCCCATGTCCAGAGACCAAGCAAAACGAGGCCAGAGGCCAGCAGCAGAAATGAAAGTTTGCGGCGCCAAATAAATATCAGCAAATTTGAGTGCATCTACAAAGAGAAGAAAGggggagagaggggagaggtgAGTGTgtggggcaacaacaaaagaggctctttgctttttataaatatttgaggAACCAACAAGTAGCCCCCGGAGTTGTGCTATAACATTttgccacagctgctgctgctgctgctgcttcgctacgttactcatacgccacgttgcgGGCAGCTGCTGGGGCTCATTGAGGTTAAGAGTCTGGCTGGCTGTCGAGTCGAGGTTCTTCTTCTGCCACTACATCTTGCTGTGggtttgttttgtgtatgttgcacacacaagcacacacacagaagcacacatacatagagaaGTGCTTGAGCATGTGTTTGAGTGTTTGCTTTAGCTGCATTCAATGCTTTCGTTTAAATAGGCGCAACTGCCTGCTCATTTAAATGAAACGAATACACGCATACGAGTTATGTATAACTGCAACTTGGGCATgaccccaacacacacacacactctcacacacgcacacacacacacatttctcAAGCAAAGTTAAGCAGAAGAGAGCACAGCACGTCTTTGACAGCCGACAAATGTAAGTGTTCAAGTGGAAATGGAACAATATGCAGCTGTCTAGCggaaattgaattgagttttccacgagcagcagcaacggcagcatgAAACTTTTCACCCCCACATCAGTTGTCGAGTCCGTGCTCATGCAATTCCATCGCAAAACTCTTTGTGGCCACTAGACAGACAGCTCGATGGCTGCTCCCAAGTATTTGAGGAGTATCATCAAAGTGAATACTGTTTGGATTTCATTGTCTCAAtgctctcgctttctctctctctctcgcttggCCATCAAGTGGTCACGGCAagttaacttttatttaagcCGCTTACAAGTCAAATCTAATTGAATTGTGTGTGCTCCAATAAATGATACTTGACTTTTATGCAACATGTAAACGTACAACGTTTTCAACAGTTTTACAATCCACTTTGACAACAAATAATaggaatatataaattgttcaaataaatgtatttcaaatacCAATAAAATGATAAGGGCGCATATGGTCATTGCTacttaaagaaa
Coding sequences:
- the LOC133837797 gene encoding hexosaminidase D, which gives rise to MHSNLLIFIWRRKLSFLLLASGLVLLGLWTWAILIDTTKTTLTQSQPQQQQQQQLAPSSESSYQHVHIIQKLIAQANRVLRAERQKDNADRSPPSPAQQRLLGNVRFVRPTQAKKAPLPLAESFLFEQERLKILEQQQRQRNAGMEELNANAEDDRMLSSAERQTQYEHELQRMGVPTVSGIGPDGPRAPSERLVHLDLKGAPPKLSFLKQLLPVLRALGATGLLIEYEDMFPYSGALQPLAAHNAYKESELKDFLETAWVEHGLSIMPLVQTFGHLEYTLKLQEFEHLRELPESPQSICPSRPQSMALLEQMLTQVIELHMRPSANATPATPELPIKFTHLHIGCDEVQRMGECSLCRQRLRSEIFLTHVISLAHFVRRRWPQLNVVIWDDQLREMTLSELQNSQIGSYVEPMVWVYANDIYHFIQPQLWDTYAKVFPSAWTASAFKGAFGESLLVPPLQQHLENNIRWLAVIAKEGGRFAKGLRGLALTGWQRYDHFAVLCELLPVGMPSLMTSLSTVSKGYFSTNPRDNELLRVLRCVFQPDSRRSGHPWLELHPNAHHSQLFAVCSYPGHLVYKYAMRLYDKLSEVNVYLQQAREHSAWLSDYNVRHNFSSPLRVHELTVRTPQLIEELRGMARESQQLLWEVYDEHTVAEFVEQHIYPSISALHRQLASGQLLLQRRTWPQRPLPISLELRQDMGLITLEQQQQQQQQHPH